ACTTTTTAACTAACCTCTCCATCTTACCATAGTTTACTTAGGTAAGGGCAAGCCCCTACCAAGCTGCCCAACCACTCCACCGTTCCCATCGTTCCTTCTAAAATTACCACTTTATATAATTTGTTTAATATGAGATATCATTGAAAAAGTAGGAACCCCTTTCTTCACAACGAAAGAAAATTCTATTGGATTAGGTTTAAGCATTGCTCGCAGGATCGTCGAAGCTCATAACGGTACAATGTCAATTGAAAGCTCCAAAGAGGGAACTGAGACTAAGATGTTATTTCCAATGCGATAAAGCGTATTGGGCACTATATAAGAAAAGGCTTGTCGAGGACAAGCCTTTTCTTTACC
The genomic region above belongs to Ammoniphilus sp. CFH 90114 and contains:
- a CDS encoding ATP-binding protein; its protein translation is MEKVGTPFFTTKENSIGLGLSIARRIVEAHNGTMSIESSKEGTETKMLFPMR